The genome window ACGTGTTGCAGGAGGTCTATTTCCTGAGACTCTTGATTACGCAGGCCTGCCATGGCTGCTAAGCCGCTCACATCACCACCGCCTCTTCCGGCTGTGGCCGCCTTCGTGGTGACACTATATTGGTCGGGAAGACGGTATGCATAGATTGCTGCCAAAATTGTAATGAGGATGGTAACAGGGAGAATAATCGTCCAGCCACGAAGCAGGGTGAGTACGAGATCCCGCAGATCTATTTCTTCTGTTTGAAATGCATCCGGTGTGTTCATAGGTCCTCATAGGAATGGAAAAGAGTTGTTTGAAAATATATACTTTGGAGTATCAGTAGGTACTGTT of Chitinivibrio alkaliphilus ACht1 contains these proteins:
- a CDS encoding Wzz/FepE/Etk N-terminal domain-containing protein encodes the protein MNTPDAFQTEEIDLRDLVLTLLRGWTIILPVTILITILAAIYAYRLPDQYSVTTKAATAGRGGGDVSGLAAMAGLRNQESQEIDLLQHVELLIKNRHFMDHLLAQEWVIQRVQTPEERENRMPPVYDTVTLEEYWEFSPPIQRYTIGNIDEK